A window from Salvia miltiorrhiza cultivar Shanhuang (shh) chromosome 2, IMPLAD_Smil_shh, whole genome shotgun sequence encodes these proteins:
- the LOC131012232 gene encoding mitochondrial outer membrane import complex protein METAXIN-like isoform X1: MEDGRGQREALTLVARKPSFSLPTACPNCLPAYIYLKFANIPFTLEFNLIHPDSDQIPFVESGDYVAYNNENGGVLQKLKEDDIVDLDAEVSGIPEWVSFKAMVESWLADAVLYELWVGSDGKSAHKIYYSDLPWPIGNILYYKQVYAVKQLLGITSENAERREEEIYRRATVAYSALSARLGEQTFFFEDRPTSLDAVFLGHALFTLFALPETSVLRSKLLGHANLVKYAENLKLEYIDASSSSSSVPQSDPSSSASKRGPSYWSSKPKSKPTREKTEEEKKFRRRAKYFLATQLVAVLIFLSILGGSNDAEVELGDDDDGFGYE; the protein is encoded by the exons ATGGAAGATGGGAGAGGCCAAAGAGAGGCGCTGACACTTGTGGCAAGAAAGCCCAGTTTCTCGCTGCCCACCGCTTGCCCCAACTGTCTGCCTGCTTACATTTATCTTAAATTTGCCAACATCCCTTTCACTTTGGaattcaatctcatccatcctGATTCTG ATCAAATACCCTTTGTTGAGTCTGGTGATTATGTTGCTTATAACAATGAGAACGGTGGGGTCCTTCAGAAATTAAAGGAAGATGACATTGTTGACTTGGATGCTGAGGTGAGTGGTATACCTGAATGGGTATCATTTAAGGCGATGGTTGAGTCATGGCTTGCTGATGCAGTCTTGTATGAACTATGGGTGGGTTCTGATGGCAAGTCAGCACACAAGATTTATTACTCTGATCTCCCTTGGCCAATAGGAAATATTTTGTACTATAAGCAAGTCTATGCGGTGAAACAACTACTTGGGATAACATCAGAGAATGCAGAAAGAAGGGAAGAAGAG ATATATAGAAGAGCAACTGTTGCATATAGTGCTTTGTCAGCTAGGTTGGGAGAACAAACCTTTTTCTTTGAAGATAG GCCAACAAGTTTGGATGCAGTTTTCCTTGGGCATGCTCTGTTTACGCTTTTTGCTTTACCT GAAACATCTGTTCTAAGAAGTAAGCTCTTGGGTCATGCTAATCTTGTGAAGTATGCTGAGAATCTTAAACTGGAGTACATAGATGCCAGTTCGTCATCTTCATCAGTTCCTCAGTCAGATCCCTCATCATCAGCTTCAAAACGAGGCCCTTCATATTGGA GTTCGAAGCCAAAGAGCAAACCTACTAGGGAGAAGACAGAGGAAGAGAAGAAGTTCAGGAGACGCGCTAAATACTTTCTTGCTACTCAGCTTGTTGCTGTTTTGATTTTCCTTTCCATTCTTGGGGGATCTAATGATGCTGAAGTAGAGCTTGGTGATGATGATGACGGCTTCGGTTATGAGTAG
- the LOC131012232 gene encoding mitochondrial outer membrane import complex protein METAXIN-like isoform X2, protein MEDGRGQREALTLVARKPSFSLPTACPNCLPAYIYLKFANIPFTLEFNLIHPDSDQIPFVESGDYVAYNNENGGVLQKLKEDDIVDLDAEVSGIPEWVSFKAMVESWLADAVLYELWVGSDGKSAHKIYYSDLPWPIGNILYYKQVYAVKQLLGITSENAERREEEIYRRATVAYSALSARLGEQTFFFEDRPTSLDAVFLGHALFTLFALPVSTSNGYI, encoded by the exons ATGGAAGATGGGAGAGGCCAAAGAGAGGCGCTGACACTTGTGGCAAGAAAGCCCAGTTTCTCGCTGCCCACCGCTTGCCCCAACTGTCTGCCTGCTTACATTTATCTTAAATTTGCCAACATCCCTTTCACTTTGGaattcaatctcatccatcctGATTCTG ATCAAATACCCTTTGTTGAGTCTGGTGATTATGTTGCTTATAACAATGAGAACGGTGGGGTCCTTCAGAAATTAAAGGAAGATGACATTGTTGACTTGGATGCTGAGGTGAGTGGTATACCTGAATGGGTATCATTTAAGGCGATGGTTGAGTCATGGCTTGCTGATGCAGTCTTGTATGAACTATGGGTGGGTTCTGATGGCAAGTCAGCACACAAGATTTATTACTCTGATCTCCCTTGGCCAATAGGAAATATTTTGTACTATAAGCAAGTCTATGCGGTGAAACAACTACTTGGGATAACATCAGAGAATGCAGAAAGAAGGGAAGAAGAG ATATATAGAAGAGCAACTGTTGCATATAGTGCTTTGTCAGCTAGGTTGGGAGAACAAACCTTTTTCTTTGAAGATAG GCCAACAAGTTTGGATGCAGTTTTCCTTGGGCATGCTCTGTTTACGCTTTTTGCTTTACCTGTGAGTACTTCTAATGGTTATATTTGA